ATTTGGACAGGCGTCTTTGCAGGTTTATTTAACAAAGTATTTTGGTCTTGATGGAAGTTATCGTTATTTCCTTCCCACCTCCACGGATGAATTAGGAGATGTCGAAGGAAGTATCACTGAAGCAGGGCTTTTTATAGACTTCAAAGCCGTGCGCATATTCGGTGCCTGGTACAAGGAGAGCCAGAAAACAAAGATCCCTGCTGCGACGGATGACACAGTCACCGATCGCGCAGGGATTAGGTCAGGCCTCAAGATTTTCTTTTAGCCGAAGTGCAAACTAGTCTAGTTGAATAAGTTTGTTCTCACCGCTTACGAAGTAAGACTCAACAGATTGCTCATGCGCCATTGGAGAAGTTACTTTCCACTCCATGTTCATTTGCATACCCGCTACTGGATCACGCTTTGAACCTGTGTTGAATACAGAAGGGATCACAGCTGTTGCATCCAATTGGAAGCCCCAACCAACAGAAACGTTCGCAGGTTGGAAAGTCGCGTTTGTGATGTATTTACCGATACCGTCAGCAGAACCACCCGCAGTGTAAGTCACGCGGTAAGAGTAATCGACAACAACCATATCGAAACCGTTCAAGTATTGAACGTTGTAAACTTTAGATTGAGGAATGTTCCAGCCAGAAAGATCAGACCAGCAAGTCAAACCTTTTGGAAGAGCGTTCGCAGTGTCGATCTTGATGTTCACTACAGGACGACCTGCATTGATCACGTTGAAGATCTTTTTACCGATGTTGATGATTTGGTCTACGATCAACTCAACAGCATCCAAAGGATTTACAGAACCCAAAGTTTTGTCGCCAGTGAATTTTGGCTCCAAAGGCAATTGAGAAGAGTTGCAGTCTTGGTTCAAACCGTTCACGCCGCTCGCGAACAATTCTTTTTGAGCGTATTGCTCTGTAACGTCAGATACTTTTACTTTTTTGATTTCGAAGTATGCTTTGTCGATTGCGAAAGCTGAAGAAGCCATTCCCAAAGTCAAAGCCATAGCTACTAGTGAACGAATCATTTAGGACCCCCTGTTTGTTGCCCAGGGGTTCTATCAAGGTGAATACGAGCTTTCAAATGAAAAGACACGGAACAGGCAATTATTCGTCCTGGTGCGTCACCACTGCTTCGTGAAGCCTAACATGGGGAATATCCAGGACTTAGAGTTCGAAGCACTCGATTCCACGCCGCTCACAGTCTTTTTTGTGTAATTCGCGAGGTAATAATTTATGGAAGCTCCGACGTGCAATCCCGGCTTCAATTCGGGCATCAAGCCGAACTGAATCCAGAAACTTGTCCCCTGCCAGCTTTCGCTGGTTGTGCCATCCGAGAAAGTACCGCGGCTCAAAATATTATAGGCGGCGCTCAGACTGTAAAATTCGTTTTTGCCGAACTGCCATTTCATGTAAGGACCGGTGTCTTGAGAGGTGAACGTCGTCGTCTCTGTCACTTTATCAGTGTGCGAGATGCCCGAATAATTCCACCCGCCCCAAATCGTCTTTTTGAAATTAAAAAGAATGCCGACGTTATAGAAATACTTCGTCGAAGTCGTCGTACTCGATGTCGTGAGATTGTCAGACAAATAAGTACCGCCCACTTCGACAAGAGTTCCCGCCAAAGAGGACGTTGCTAAGAAGTGAGTCACCGCAAAACTAAGAAAGATAAAGAACTTTTTCACAGAATCTTTATCGGACGAAGGGGGCCTAAAACTCAGGGCCCCACAGCGATTTTTGGACTATCGTCTTTCAAGAAGAGCGGCATAGAAGCCGTCGTAACCTTCTTTATCTGGACGAAGGTGAATTTGCTTGAGCAAAGTCCAGTGCTCTCCGTGCTCGGCCATGAATTTTTCAATCTGCTTTTCATTCTCACTCGGCAGAAGGCTGCACGTCGCATAGACCATCTTCCCGCCTTTTTTCGTCATATCCGAATAAGTCGTAAGAATTTCATACTGCAGCTGTTGCAAGCGCGAGATCTCATCGTTAGTCAGCTTCCATTTTGAATCAGGATTACGGCGCAGAACGCCCATGCCGGAACAAGGTACATCCAACAACACGCGATCCGCCGTTTGACTCATACGTTTGATGACTTTGCTGGAGTCAATCACACGCGTTTCAATCACATCCACACCGTCGCGGCGAGCGCGCACTTTGAGTTCTTTCAGTTTCCACTCATGAATGTCCAAAGAAATAATTTTCCCTTTGTTCTTCATCAAGGAAGCCATGTGCAGACTCTTGCCTCCGGCGCCGGCGCAAGCATCGACGACGCGATGACCCGGTTGCACATCCAAAAGAGGCACCACCATTTGTGAAGCGGCGTCTTGCACTTCGAAAAGACCTTTTTTGAAAGGTTCGGTGATGAAAACATTTTTTCTTTCCGTGAGTTTCAAGGCGTGCGGCAAATCCGGCGACACTTTCGTTGCAGAAATTCCTGCATCTGCCAAAGTCTTCAGTAATTCATCCGGAGTTGTTTTCAAAATATTCGTGCGCAAGAAAACTTCCGCCGGTTGGTTCAAAGCACGCACGACATCTTTGTATTCCGCTCCCAACTCTTGCGCCAAACGCTCGTCCATCCAGTTTGGAATCGACTGCGCCACGGCGAATGAAGGGATGTCTTTTTGCCGAGCCAAAACTTGTTGCGCCGACAAACCTTCCAGTTCATCCCATTGCGGAAGCTCGTGCCCTTGACGAACCCAGTAAGCTCCCCAGATTTTCCAGAAATCATTGTCATCCGCTAAATAACTAAGAAGGCGTTCCCAACGCACAATCTCATAGACAGTCTCCGCAAAAAAACGACGGTCGCGAGAGCCCCATTGTTTTTGCGCTTTCAAATTTCTTTGAATCACTTTGTCGGCGTATTGCCCTTGTTCAAAGACTTCATCAAGGGCCGAGATCACTGTTTCTACGAGATGTTTATGAATTTTCAAAATGTAAATACCAAGCCAGCGGCTAAAAAGGTTCCGTTCAACTGCCCAGAAGAGAGCAAAAGCAGGTGGTTTTTTAAACCAGCTTCAATGAAGAATCCAGTGTTTTCCAAGATATCGAAAAAGCGTGCGCCCAAAACCAACTGATAATCGAGCGAAAGAGCGGATTTGCTGTCGACTTGTTTTAAAAACACGCCAAGGCCTGCACCAGCTCCGAAATAGAGAGGGAAACGTGAACCCGCATCAGGAAAGGTGATCAACGGCATGAAAGAAAGTTTTGAAGGTTTTTCACCCGTAAGATCATAATCCGCATACTCGATACGAATGTTGAGATCCATGGAGTTGTACCACTCGCCCACGCGATAAGTGACACCGAAAGAATTTCCTCCGACGTCATCCTCTTGCCCGCTCGGTCCCCAATCATAAGATTGCGAAGAGATATAACGGCCAAAGTGCAAAGCCAGATAATGATCCGATGACGAACCACCTTGATAAGATGTTTGCGCTGGATCTCTTTTTTGAAAATACTTCGCAGCGGCTTCACGGCCGACAATGGGTTGAGATTCCTGTGCCAAAGCGACTGTGCTTAAGAACAAGGGCAAAATCATTGATAGAAAAGTCTTCACACGCACCTCATTTTCTAAGCTCTATTTTAGCCAGGTTTTAACTCGGTGGGTAAGTCTATGACGCATAATGCTATTTGATCCTGGACATAATGAGTATTGACTCATAGAGCCCCTCTCCCTAATCTCCAGGCAGCTTTTGAAGGACGGGACTAAAGACTATGAAATGCCCATTTTGTGGACATGCTGATGACCGGGTTCTAGATACTCGCGTGCAAAAAGACGGAAGCATCCGTCGTCGTCGCGAATGTCTGGAATGCAAGGCGCGTTTCTCGACAGTCGAGACCATCATGTTGGCCTTCCCGTTCATCATCAAAAAAGACGGTCGCCGCGAACCTTTCAGCAAAGAAAAAATCCTTAAAGGACTTCAAGCTGCCTGCCAAAAACGTCCTGTGAGTTTGGCACAGATTGATGCTGTCGTGGAAAGAATCGCTTCTTGGGTTGTGAACCGCGGAGAAAGCGAAATCTCTTCCCGTCTTATCGGCAAAAAGGTTATGGCCGAACTCAAGCAACTGGATGACGTGGCTTACGTTCGCTTTGCCAGCGTGTACAGAACCTTCAAAGACGTGCAAGAGTTTGTGGAGACTCTTGAGGACGCTGAACTGCTTGATTTTGTCGATGCAAATAATCCACAATTAAGTCTCACAGCGATGAACTTTGTAGAAAACGAAAAGAAGCCGAATAATGAAACTGACAGCAAGACGACAAGCCCGCGAACTCGCACTCCAAATCCTTTTTCAAACTGAGTTCGCTCCTCAGATCAGTTACCAAACTTTCCTAGACGTGTTCGAGCAAAGCCTTGATCCTGAAGTGATCAGCTATGCCGACCTGCTTGTGACAGGCGTGCAACAGAACAAAGCGGCTATTGATTCTAAAATCCAAGCATCCAGCGCCCACTGGAAAGTCGAGCGCATGGCAACGATCGATCGTAACATTTTACGTGTCGCGGTTTACGAAATGAAATTCTCGCACGAGCCGATCAAAGAAAACATCGCGATCAACGAAGCTGTAGAGATCGCGAAAAAATACGGCACGACAGAATCTGCAAGCTTCGTAAACGGCCTTCTTGATCAAGTAAGCAAGGTGCACTGATGGCGATGAGCGTGCTTTCCCAAGCCAGCGCCCTCAATCCCGGTTCCGACCTGTGGATCGTGCCTGACTTGGACAAGTCGCAATGGACAGCTAAGCTCGATTGGTATTTGAATTTTCAAATTTGTAAATCGACTCGTCACCTCTCCCCGTCTCTTCCCAACTATTTGCGCACAGTCTTAGCCGAGACGGAGCTCGAGAAAAAATCCATCGACATCAAACCGTCGGCGCCTTTGATGATTGCAACTCACGAACTTCTGCCGAACAAATGGGTTGTTCTGCTTCCGTGGGACGGCAATCTGAAACAATGGACCACGCAAGTTTTTGAAATTTGGCAAAAGTTGAAAGAGCCATCATTGCGTGTTTTCTTGCCACCTGGACAAAGTACCGGGAACCTGCAACTCGCGTGGCAGACTCACCACACCTTCGAAGATTTCACTGTCGTGCTTGATTAAAAGCCGAATCCTCCCCAAAATAAAAGTGACACAGCTTAGCGGGAGCATTCACGGATGGAAAAATTGTCGCAAACTTTAGTTTCAAAAATCACCATGTTGCAAAGACGTTTCGAGTCTTTCTTGGACAATGATTTTGAAAGCAAAGTGGAAGAGACCGATCGCAAACAAGCGCCTTTCGAAGCATCCCGCGATCTGGCTTTGGTGCGCGGCCTTTCTCACGGTTTACCTGAAGATCACATTGATCGCGCGATTGTCGTGTTCTCGCGTCTTGCTTTGCTTTTTGATGCCGGCATACTTTTGGAAAACAACGACGGGCAATGGCGCGCGCAAGCGTCTTTTTACAAAGGCGCGTCTCAGCTTCTTAAAAACAACGCAAAGATGATCGTGAAAGTTCCCGAGATGACGATGATGTCGATTCTGCGCACGGACTCCCAAGCAATGCTTGAAAAACTTCATCTACAACATTTAGATCCTGAAAATAAAACGACATGCTTGCTGATGAAAGCGAGTCCCGATTTCGCATTCTTATTGTTTTCAGAGATGGCGGATTTGTGGTTGAAAGAACATATCGAAAACGTGCGTCGCGCATTGATTAATGGATTTGCCGACTAATGACTGACGGCGGTTCTAACACCTACACGATTTATATTCTCTCGGACAGTACTGGCGAAACGGCGGCGACGATGATTCGTGCGGCGCTTGTGCAGTATTCAACCAAAGACATCAATATCATTCGTTGTAAAAACGTGCGCACAGAAACCCAAGCCGAAGCCGTCATTGAGGAATGTTTCGAGCGTCGCGGAATGCTCGCATATACGGTGGCAAGCCAGCATTTGCGCGCAAAGATTCGCGAAATGGCGTCAGGCAAAGGCATTCCTCATTATGATTTGCTGGGGCCTTTACTTTCCACTTTAGATACTTTCTTTGGCGAGCACTCCGAGGACCAAGTGGGTGCTTTGCGTGCCGTGGATGAGCGTTACTTCAAGCGTATTGAAGCCATTGAGTACACAGTGAAACACGACGACGGAAAAACGTTTGCAGAGCTGGATAAAGCCGACATCGTTTTAGTCGGCATTTCCCGTACAAGTAAAACGCCTTTGTCGATCTTCCTCAGTCATAAAGGCTGGAAGGTCGCGAATGTCCCGTTGGTGTTGGATACACCCCTGCCAGAAGAGTTATTTAAGATTGATCAGCGCCGCGTGGTTGGACTGATTATCGATATGGATTCACTACAAAGAATTCGTAAAAGTCGATTGGAAAAATTCGGGCAAGATCCCGGCGGCTCTTACGCTTCGATGAGCCACATCGCCAAAGAGATCGAATACGCCGAGAAAATATTCAAACAAAACCGCCGCTGGCCTGTCTTCAACGTGACAGAACGCGCTTTGGAAGAAACCGCGAGTGAAATCGTGCGTATCATCGCGGCTCGTTTGGGTCTTCCTGACAGCGTGATCTTTTAATTCTACTTTGCTCTTTCAGCACCGCGTTTTTGCGTCAAAACGGAAATACGCCCTTTACTAAGGTTGATCACAAAAAATCTTGCATAGAGCTTTCAAAGGAAACTTCCAAATCAGCAGAAGGTGTTACACCCAACTGCTCTGCAGAAACGGATGGCGTAAAGCGCATGGCGCAAGTGGCTGCCTCGGCGTTACGTCCACATTGAATTTTGATGCTCTCATCAGAAGTGATCACATCTAAACTGTCCGTGGCACCAAGAACAGCCATCATTCCTGCAAGGCGTGCTGAAGCCGAAAAGGAAGGACTTTGCGTCCTTCCTTTTCATTTTTTGGGGATTCAGTTATGGAAGATTCGGATATTGGCAGAGCAAAGAGTCTGACTGTCCTACACTCAACACAGCATTTTCTTTTTTCGCGGTTAACACGGTCATCTTGTCGAAGTAGATAGAGAAGATGTCACCTTCCCACGTCGTCGTGCCTTCAACAAACTGCCCGCGGTCTTGAGCAACCACTGTGTTTCCGAGGAGAACAATAACATCGATCGCGCCCGTGTATTCATCTGCAATACCTACAACCTCTAAAGCGGAGTCAACATAGGGAAGACTTCCACAGACAAAAACATCGTGACTTTCTTGTGAATCGCGCGCCATAGCCGCCGTTGAGATTAAAGTCAGAGCTGCCATCATTACCACCAAGTTCATTTTCATAAAGAGTTCCTTTCGTAGGGTTTGAAGTTGCGGCACTTCTACGATGAACTCTTATTGAACTCCAGTTTTTTTGACACAATATGTGTCAGCTTCTGACACAGGAAGTTTCTACTAGTACGTGCAGTTTACAGAGAGCGAGTAGTACATTCTGCCCCAGCTATAGATCATTCCTCCAGGCGTGCCCAACGTGAGTTTAACATCGGGGCCCGAGTAGGTGAGATTGTCCGCGTAAAACACACCTTCTTCCTCGAGAATAATCTGCGCGCCTCTATACACCGTGACTGACATTTTTTCGCCGCCAAGTGATGAGCCTTTCACACTGATTGGATGACCGCCTTCGGCACTTTCACAATAAAAGGAAACACTGTCCCCGCCGCCCTCTTTAAATCTTGCCATCGCCGAGTCCGCGACAAGAAGGCTAAGACCTATGATGGAAAGAATGATGTGCATTTTCATAACTATTCCTTTCATTTTTTTGTGGTTAAAGGAAAAAAACTAATCTGCATTTGATAAACTTCTTTGCCGTTTTTAGGACGACGGAATTCCCGTGCAAAAGCGCGGCGGAATTCCGTAATTCTTTTTACGGCCTCTGTCATGTCGGCGGCGTCAAAACAGAAGGTCGCTGACGTATGATTACGCTGAGTTAACTCGACCTCTTGCACGGTTCTTTGGGAAAGCTCAAGAAGCTGAATTTGATATTTTCTTGCTGCATCCGAAGTTTGCGCCGGAGTTAAATGCGTCAACTCTCCATTTTCCGAAGTTTCCACCCAGTGATGGCTTTTCTCTTTGCGGAGTAAGTTCATGCGAAACAAACGTTCGATCGCAATATTTGCTTCCGACTTAGTGATTCCCAAGCGGCGACTAATCCATCCCGACTCCGGTTTAAAATCAAACACGTGAGTCAGTTCTAATATCGCGTAATGATACCAATCCGAAATCAGGGCAAACTCGTCCAAACTTTGCTTTTGAGGTTCATGCGAGTTGAATGACTCTTCTTGTTCAGAGACTGGTAGACGACGAATTTGCTCAACCGAAAGCCCCAAGGCAGACCCCAGGCGCAGCTTCATTTTCTCTGTGATAGGACGCTTGCCATTAATCATTTGGGACAACGCCGACGGCTCTACACGCAAGGAGCGCGCAAAGGCCCTTAAAGAGTAGCTGGGGTTAAAGCGGCATCTTTCCACAAGCTCAGCCTGCAGAAGACTTCTGAAGTTGGTCGCGGTGACCTTTTTACGTTTTTCCCGGGAAGGTTCCATGCAGCGAACGATCTACACCCCTCGGTTTCGACCGTCCACTATTTTGAAACAAACTGTGTCAACTTCTGACACAGTTGAAATTATTGCCTGAAGCTAAGAGCTTAAGCCGCTTTCGAAGCAGCTACCTTTGCAGATTCGAAAGAAATCACCTGAGCGGAGGCAGAAGCTTCACGCTCGCCGTAAACAACGAGGTTCAACTCGTCAACGACCGCTTTCATGATTTGCGCTTGCGTGTTGATTTCGTCCGCCGTGCCTGCAATCTCTTCTGACGATGCCGCATTCGACTGAACGGATTGATCCAATTGATTCATCGCTTTACTGATCTGTTGAATTCCCGTGGACTGTTCTTCACTCGCCAACGAAATTTCCGTGTT
This region of Bdellovibrio sp. 22V genomic DNA includes:
- the nrdR gene encoding transcriptional regulator NrdR; translated protein: MKCPFCGHADDRVLDTRVQKDGSIRRRRECLECKARFSTVETIMLAFPFIIKKDGRREPFSKEKILKGLQAACQKRPVSLAQIDAVVERIASWVVNRGESEISSRLIGKKVMAELKQLDDVAYVRFASVYRTFKDVQEFVETLEDAELLDFVDANNPQLSLTAMNFVENEKKPNNETDSKTTSPRTRTPNPFSN
- a CDS encoding methyltransferase domain-containing protein is translated as MKIHKHLVETVISALDEVFEQGQYADKVIQRNLKAQKQWGSRDRRFFAETVYEIVRWERLLSYLADDNDFWKIWGAYWVRQGHELPQWDELEGLSAQQVLARQKDIPSFAVAQSIPNWMDERLAQELGAEYKDVVRALNQPAEVFLRTNILKTTPDELLKTLADAGISATKVSPDLPHALKLTERKNVFITEPFKKGLFEVQDAASQMVVPLLDVQPGHRVVDACAGAGGKSLHMASLMKNKGKIISLDIHEWKLKELKVRARRDGVDVIETRVIDSSKVIKRMSQTADRVLLDVPCSGMGVLRRNPDSKWKLTNDEISRLQQLQYEILTTYSDMTKKGGKMVYATCSLLPSENEKQIEKFMAEHGEHWTLLKQIHLRPDKEGYDGFYAALLERR
- a CDS encoding GTP cyclohydrolase, coding for MEKLSQTLVSKITMLQRRFESFLDNDFESKVEETDRKQAPFEASRDLALVRGLSHGLPEDHIDRAIVVFSRLALLFDAGILLENNDGQWRAQASFYKGASQLLKNNAKMIVKVPEMTMMSILRTDSQAMLEKLHLQHLDPENKTTCLLMKASPDFAFLLFSEMADLWLKEHIENVRRALINGFAD
- a CDS encoding TIGR02147 family protein; translation: MEPSREKRKKVTATNFRSLLQAELVERCRFNPSYSLRAFARSLRVEPSALSQMINGKRPITEKMKLRLGSALGLSVEQIRRLPVSEQEESFNSHEPQKQSLDEFALISDWYHYAILELTHVFDFKPESGWISRRLGITKSEANIAIERLFRMNLLRKEKSHHWVETSENGELTHLTPAQTSDAARKYQIQLLELSQRTVQEVELTQRNHTSATFCFDAADMTEAVKRITEFRRAFAREFRRPKNGKEVYQMQISFFPLTTKK
- a CDS encoding pyruvate, water dikinase regulatory protein, translating into MTDGGSNTYTIYILSDSTGETAATMIRAALVQYSTKDINIIRCKNVRTETQAEAVIEECFERRGMLAYTVASQHLRAKIREMASGKGIPHYDLLGPLLSTLDTFFGEHSEDQVGALRAVDERYFKRIEAIEYTVKHDDGKTFAELDKADIVLVGISRTSKTPLSIFLSHKGWKVANVPLVLDTPLPEELFKIDQRRVVGLIIDMDSLQRIRKSRLEKFGQDPGGSYASMSHIAKEIEYAEKIFKQNRRWPVFNVTERALEETASEIVRIIAARLGLPDSVIF
- the nusB gene encoding transcription antitermination factor NusB, whose product is MKLTARRQARELALQILFQTEFAPQISYQTFLDVFEQSLDPEVISYADLLVTGVQQNKAAIDSKIQASSAHWKVERMATIDRNILRVAVYEMKFSHEPIKENIAINEAVEIAKKYGTTESASFVNGLLDQVSKVH